The segment TGAACCGAATCCGAACATGAAAAAAACAGGGTCAGCAAAGCTATATATTTATAATTTCCATTCATATTCCATCTCTTTTATTTAAACATAAAATAAAACCAGTACGTATCTCCATAAGCCCGTCTCATCAATCCGGGCAACGCATTTTTATTATTCCGGTTTCCTAATACCTGTTTCTTGTATTCGGCAAAACGCTGCACCACAGACGGAGAAATATCGAAACGTTTCCAATAATCCGGTTCAGCCTCCGACAAAGTGATCACAGCTTCCTGAAAAGATTTCGGCAATGAAGGAAGGACCTCCGTACCATAATAAGTCTCCACCATCTTTTTGAAGCCATCCATATTCTTCGCCAGCAAATACAAAGCCCCCAGATACTGGATAGCCGCTTTATTTTTCGGATTAGCCTCTGCAACCATGCACAAATCTTTTTCCATATAGTTTATTTCGGAAAGATAATTTTCCTTTGGCAGGCATTTACGCCTTGATCCTAATGCCGAATCCTGCTCTACCGCAGCATCGTTATATAAAAACTTCCGGTGTTCATCTGCCCAATTCTTATAATAAACCGTATTCCCCAATATATTCAGATACTTTTCCGCTACCTGATATTCTCCGTAAATAATATTTGTCTGGACAAGCCTTTTCAGCATTCTCGGATTCCCCTCTCCTATGGCGGTCGCATAAGCCTCAAAAGCCATTTCCTGCGCCATTGCCGAATTGCCCATCGCAAAAGCAATATCACTCAATAAAGAAGATATCTGTTCAGTTTTATTCCAACCGACCATCAATCCCTGCGGACCTCTCTGATCGAAATTGAA is part of the Parabacteroides chongii genome and harbors:
- a CDS encoding DUF6057 family protein; its protein translation is MWNLQCLFCLVGRVPFCLFTDAYYHTALEPKSVIYYSWISFPLILIVAFLLRKRKKEIGKKTRIAGVVLQLALLFAFCWWGIPKYGDRKSAKVKELDYYARTEQWDKILDASKGTLTNYLNMCYLNLALAQRGELADQMFNFDQRGPQGLMVGWNKTEQISSLLSDIAFAMGNSAMAQEMAFEAYATAIGEGNPRMLKRLVQTNIIYGEYQVAEKYLNILGNTVYYKNWADEHRKFLYNDAAVEQDSALGSRRKCLPKENYLSEINYMEKDLCMVAEANPKNKAAIQYLGALYLLAKNMDGFKKMVETYYGTEVLPSLPKSFQEAVITLSEAEPDYWKRFDISPSVVQRFAEYKKQVLGNRNNKNALPGLMRRAYGDTYWFYFMFK